A region of Paenibacillus sp. 37 DNA encodes the following proteins:
- a CDS encoding clostripain-related cysteine peptidase: MKRTIQLFVFILLVSFLPISELKASDRQADYTFLIYMIGSDMESDFHMASDDLKEMMSVGSSSNVNVVVQTGGARSWDHSSIESGLNQRWRVEKGRLALLDNAGSQNMDTSNSLTDFIRWGTREYPARKHVLMFWGHGLGPIDGYGGDEHYGNKKMSLTELQKGIGRAYNETGIKFELIGFDNCKMASVEVAYALRNYGEYMLASVDYTNQNGWDYTKMLKAVQEKPGISTLELGRTIAQGYLEQSKENGEEEDLQQSIIRLDRMEEVMRAVESFSKRLLEPQAMTKGISHLRKARDQAEDYADEADLVDLADLFTLIGKRMKAETEADRVKKTIQKAVVYNMKSPEHPKGEGMSIYFPSKDVYRFTEKVNMYRKLEVSSSYKAFITEYSTLLSRRPQNTPNKK, translated from the coding sequence ATGAAAAGAACAATACAGCTGTTTGTGTTCATTCTGCTTGTCTCGTTTCTTCCTATATCTGAACTAAAAGCATCCGATCGGCAGGCCGATTACACCTTTCTCATCTATATGATTGGCTCAGATATGGAAAGTGATTTTCATATGGCAAGCGATGACTTGAAGGAAATGATGAGTGTAGGCTCTTCCAGCAATGTAAATGTTGTTGTTCAGACAGGAGGGGCTCGAAGCTGGGACCATTCGTCCATTGAGTCCGGTCTGAATCAACGATGGCGTGTTGAAAAGGGGAGGTTGGCCCTTCTGGATAACGCAGGCTCACAAAATATGGATACATCCAATTCCCTTACAGATTTCATTCGCTGGGGAACCCGTGAATATCCAGCTCGGAAGCATGTGCTTATGTTCTGGGGGCACGGTCTTGGACCGATCGATGGATACGGCGGCGACGAGCACTATGGAAATAAAAAAATGAGCTTGACCGAGCTTCAAAAAGGAATTGGACGCGCCTATAACGAAACGGGAATTAAATTTGAACTCATTGGCTTCGATAATTGCAAAATGGCAAGTGTGGAGGTGGCCTATGCACTTAGGAACTATGGGGAATATATGCTTGCCTCTGTCGATTACACGAATCAGAATGGGTGGGATTATACAAAAATGCTGAAGGCAGTTCAAGAAAAGCCCGGGATTTCCACCCTTGAGTTGGGCAGAACTATTGCTCAAGGATATCTGGAACAGTCGAAGGAAAACGGCGAAGAGGAGGACCTTCAGCAATCAATCATTCGACTGGATCGGATGGAAGAGGTTATGAGGGCAGTCGAGTCATTCAGCAAAAGATTGTTAGAGCCCCAAGCTATGACAAAGGGAATAAGTCATTTGAGAAAAGCCCGGGATCAAGCCGAGGATTATGCGGACGAGGCCGATTTGGTGGATCTTGCTGATTTGTTTACCTTGATCGGCAAAAGAATGAAAGCTGAGACCGAGGCGGACCGCGTCAAAAAAACAATTCAAAAAGCGGTTGTTTATAACATGAAGTCTCCTGAACACCCCAAGGGAGAAGGAATGAGCATTTATTTTCCGAGCAAGGATGTCTATCGCTTTACGGAAAAGGTCAATATGTACCGAAAACTGGAAGTCAGCTCGAGCTATAAGGCTTTTATTACTGAATACTCGACATTGTTGTCACGTCGGCCCCAAAATACTCCAAACAAAAAGTGA
- a CDS encoding GNAT family N-acetyltransferase, with amino-acid sequence MSVIDNLRPFTVRDLAMLEEWFKDAEVHRRLEGMLPLDEWHQHVEQHPGYDVWVAFSEGKAVGVIMIEQEEQNTGSIAIVVDPSVRGRGYGRAVVEKAMQLPKLETIHKWYAGIEADNAACLKCFQSTGFVLENEAPDEDGYFSLWHIANIKV; translated from the coding sequence ATGAGCGTGATTGACAATTTGCGACCGTTTACGGTAAGAGATCTGGCGATGCTGGAGGAGTGGTTTAAGGATGCAGAGGTTCATCGGCGCTTGGAGGGAATGCTTCCTTTAGACGAGTGGCATCAGCACGTGGAGCAGCATCCTGGTTATGACGTGTGGGTAGCGTTCTCGGAGGGTAAAGCCGTAGGTGTAATTATGATTGAGCAGGAGGAGCAGAATACGGGAAGCATTGCCATCGTTGTCGATCCGTCGGTTCGAGGCAGGGGCTACGGCAGAGCAGTGGTTGAAAAAGCTATGCAGCTTCCCAAACTGGAAACGATCCATAAATGGTACGCCGGAATTGAAGCTGACAACGCTGCTTGTTTGAAGTGTTTTCAGTCTACTGGTTTTGTACTGGAGAACGAAGCTCCCGATGAAGACGGTTATTTTTCTTTATGGCATATCGCTAATATTAAAGTGTAG
- a CDS encoding ABC transporter ATP-binding protein, producing the protein MIALQRITARRRHMASSVLFGLSLLWTCSPVKVCTVFAIKVLEALLGPLLVWLSAKIIDRLAEQPFVLASWDALAWMVLLYIGLTLVVDALQPVSEMHKRLLTAKLQAHIDELLISKAMSIPDIAPFEKAGFHTKTRVIQYNEYFVTMWLTIISQTIGGLVVIAAGSIMIGTIAPWAPIVLLALVVPKLYWEAKLNNATFEGREEVQELRRRAEYYAGTPLRPETAGELKVFGLVPFFKERYLNTSRELLLTLSADQRKLALHQLLWSVLQSLAAGLIIIYLVGHALSGHFTAGDIFLFIGATIQLNEGMNELFAAFAIGPREARHLEKIRSFLYSENEMESGPCPPAVSVKEGFRLEGVRFRYDETKVVLDIPELIIPAGKVTVLVGENGSGKSTLVKLLLRFFDPNEGVVFYNGIPLCEYDIAAYRTQATAVFQDFVRYEMNLRDNIGLGNLAAVNEQKIIERAAKLGGVDEFIHKLGQKYDTQLGRLFGGRSLSGGEWQRIALSRAFMRKDIAGLLIMDEPSSALDVFMEEDVFQRMRDLMKNKTVVIVSHRLSTARHADYVVYMEQGRIMETGTHNQLLVNGAGYAELYNMQAQKYR; encoded by the coding sequence GTGATAGCATTGCAACGAATCACAGCCAGGCGACGACATATGGCTTCCTCCGTTTTGTTTGGACTGTCCTTGTTATGGACATGCTCGCCAGTAAAAGTGTGTACCGTTTTTGCCATTAAAGTGCTTGAGGCATTGCTTGGTCCGCTGCTTGTGTGGCTGAGTGCCAAGATCATTGACAGATTGGCTGAGCAGCCGTTTGTTCTTGCATCATGGGATGCGCTGGCTTGGATGGTGCTGTTGTATATTGGGCTAACATTAGTTGTGGATGCCCTCCAACCCGTATCAGAGATGCACAAACGCCTGTTGACTGCAAAACTTCAAGCACATATTGATGAGTTGTTGATCAGCAAAGCAATGTCGATTCCGGATATTGCTCCTTTTGAAAAGGCAGGGTTCCATACAAAAACTCGGGTTATTCAATATAACGAATACTTCGTTACAATGTGGTTAACGATTATTTCTCAGACCATCGGAGGACTGGTCGTGATTGCAGCCGGGAGTATAATGATTGGAACGATCGCTCCCTGGGCCCCGATTGTCTTGCTGGCGTTGGTCGTTCCCAAGCTGTATTGGGAAGCGAAGCTCAACAACGCTACCTTTGAAGGACGCGAGGAGGTCCAGGAATTAAGGCGGCGTGCTGAGTATTACGCTGGTACGCCGCTCAGGCCTGAAACAGCCGGAGAGCTGAAGGTATTTGGTCTTGTTCCTTTTTTTAAGGAGAGATATCTGAACACATCACGAGAGCTTCTGCTTACACTTTCAGCCGACCAACGGAAACTGGCTCTCCATCAATTATTGTGGTCTGTGCTCCAGTCGCTGGCCGCCGGTCTCATCATTATATATCTAGTTGGACATGCGCTTTCCGGCCACTTCACAGCAGGGGACATCTTTTTATTTATTGGCGCCACTATTCAGTTGAATGAGGGAATGAATGAATTGTTTGCAGCTTTTGCGATTGGTCCTAGAGAAGCCAGACATCTGGAGAAGATTCGTTCCTTTCTCTATAGCGAGAATGAAATGGAGTCAGGCCCATGCCCTCCGGCGGTGTCTGTCAAAGAGGGCTTCCGGCTGGAAGGGGTCCGTTTCCGGTATGATGAAACCAAGGTTGTTCTGGATATCCCAGAGCTTATCATCCCTGCTGGAAAAGTGACCGTGTTGGTCGGTGAAAACGGGTCAGGTAAAAGCACGCTTGTCAAACTGCTCCTGCGCTTCTTTGATCCTAATGAAGGAGTGGTGTTTTACAACGGTATTCCGCTGTGCGAATATGATATCGCTGCCTATCGGACACAGGCTACGGCCGTATTCCAGGATTTTGTGCGCTATGAAATGAATCTTCGGGACAATATTGGACTAGGTAATCTTGCGGCTGTTAACGAGCAAAAGATAATCGAAAGAGCTGCCAAGCTGGGCGGAGTAGACGAATTTATCCACAAGCTGGGGCAAAAATATGATACACAGCTAGGCAGGCTATTCGGAGGCAGAAGCCTTTCAGGAGGAGAATGGCAGCGGATTGCATTATCCCGTGCTTTTATGAGAAAGGATATTGCCGGATTGCTGATCATGGACGAACCATCTTCTGCGCTTGATGTGTTCATGGAGGAAGACGTGTTCCAACGAATGCGGGATTTAATGAAGAACAAGACGGTGGTCATCGTCTCGCATCGGTTGAGCACTGCACGACACGCAGATTATGTAGTCTATATGGAACAGGGCAGAATCATGGAGACGGGAACTCATAATCAATTGCTGGTGAATGGGGCAGGGTATGCCGAACTGTACAATATGCAGGCTCAAAAATACAGATAA